Genomic window (Bacillus vallismortis):
AGGCGACCAAGTGATCTCGCCCTCGACCGGGCCTTGGTCAATGACGCGCACAGCTTTTCGAACCCGAGCGGACAATTCACCAAGAGTCTGATGTTCAAACATCTCACGTACTGTCGTTTCGAATCCGCGCTGCTTCAGTCTGGAACAAACTTGCAGCGCTTTAATAGAATCTCCGCCAAGTTCAAAGAAATTGGCGCTTATGCCCAGCTCATTCACATCAAGAAGCTCCTCCCAAATATCAGCCATTACCTTTTCAATCTCATTTCTTGGGCTGATATCATCAGCAGGATAAGCGTGTTTTTCGGGTTCAGGCAGGGCTTTCTGATCGAGCTTTCCATTAACAGTCAGCGGGATGCTGTCAATCTGTATCAAACGGGCGGGCAGCATAAAGTCAGGCAGCATGGTTTTTAGAGAAGCACGAATATTTGATGTATTCGCGGCCTGTTGATCTGTTGTCACCATGTATGCATAAACAGCTGTTTGTCCTTGCTCATCTTTTCTTGTAATGACAGCCGCCTCTTTAATAATCGGATGCTGAAGAAGAGCCGCTTGGATTTCGCCTAACTCAATACGGTGCCCTCTGACTTTAACCTGATCATCAATACGGCCTACATATTCCAACTCGCCATTTGACAGGCGTTTTGCAAGGTCTCCTGTTCGGTATAATCTGTCCCCCGTGAGATACGGATTGGGTACAAAACGGTCAGCGGTCAGCTCAACTCTGTTAAGATATCCCCGTGCCACGCCTTCACCGCCTATATAAAGCTCCCCTGGAACTCCGATCGGCTGCAGATTCATATGAGCATCCATCACATAAGCCTGCAGAGTTGAAAGAGGCCGTCCGATATTGCTTCTATTTGCGGCAATATCATCTGCGGACAATTTTTTGACTGTTACATGCACTGTTGTTTCTGTAATACCGTACATATTGATTAGTTCAGTATGAGGATATTTATCATTCCAGCTTTGAAGCATGCCGGGCTGTAAAGCTTCGCCGCCAAAAATGACGTATCGGATGTTTAATCGATCCGAATGGTTTTGATCTTCATGCATCAGGCCGTAAAAAGCTGTCGGGGTCTGATTGAGTACAGTGACGCGTTCTTTCTTTAACAATAATCGGAATGCCTGAGGGTCACGGGCTGTTTCCTTAGAGACCACAACTAGTGTACTTCCGTTCAATAACGCACCAAACATTTCCCATACAGAGAAATCAAAGCAATATGAATGAAAGAACGTCCAGACGTCTTCATGGCCAAATTCAAAAGGCAGGTTTTGATGCTTTAAAAGACTGATCACATTGCGGTGCTCGACCATTACCCCTTTTGGGCGGCCCGTCGTTCCTGATGTATAAATGATATAGGCTAAATGATGAGCAGACGATACTTGCGGCAGCGGTGATTGGTCGTATGTCTCCGCGTTTTCGACGGTCAAGATCTCTCCTTCAAAATCATCATCAGCTCTCCAATCCGCTTCATTTACTGTCATCAGCAGTTTCGTTCCGCTATCGCTGAGAATATAGCGTTTCCGTTCCGATGGGTATTCAGGATCAATGGGAACGTAACAGCCGCCTGCTTTCCACACACCAAGTATGGCTGCTACCATGCTGAACGAACGAGGCATCATGATGCCTACTGATGTGTCCGGTTTAACACCTCTGCTGCGCAATGTGTGTGCGATTCCATTGGACCACTCGTCAAGCTCCTGATATGTGAGTGTTTTGTCTCCGATGACAAGTGCAGAGGCTTTTGGTGTTCGTGCAGCTTGCTGCTCAAACAATTGACTGATTGTTTGTTCTTCGTATTGATTTGCTTTCCTGATGTTAAACTCATTGAGCAGCTGGTTTCGTTCTTCTTGGGTCAGGATGTCGATACGGTTGAGTGTCACCTCTGGATTTTTTCCGATGATGCGAAGTACATTTGTCAAATGAGATGCCCAGCGTTCCATGGTGGTTTTCTCAAACAGTGCGGTTGAATATTCAAAAAGAAAATGTACGTTCCCGTCACCCTCAGATGCTTGTAGTGTCAAATCGAATTTAGAAACGAGATGAGAAACGTCTGCCGGCTTCATTTGCAAATCATGCAGATGCAATGACTCGTAATCATTATTTTGGACAACTAACATGGCATCAAATAGCGGGTTTCTGCTCATATCCCGCGTCACTCCAAGCTTATCGACAAGCTCTTCGAACGGATAATCCTGATGCTCATAGGCTTCCAATGCAGTGGCGCGCACTTCCTGCAAATACTGGACAAACGGCTTCCCGCCCTCCGGGCGTGTCCGAAGCGCCAGTGTATTCACGAACATACCGAGTATCGGCTCAAGGTCCTTGTGCGGCCGGCCGGCAATTGGCGATCCAACGATGATCTCTTCCTGTCCGCTTAAGCGTGATAATACCGCTGTGTAAGCCGCCAGGAGCACCATGTACAGTGTGCTTCCATTCTCCCGTGCCAGTGTATGAAGGCCTGATGCGGCTTCTTGATCAAGCGTAAATGAGACCTTGTCACCGGCGAAGCTCCGCACCGGCGGACGGGTATGATCAGCCGGGAGATCCAGCACCGGCAGCTCGCCCTCGAACTGCTTCAGCCAGTACGCCTCCTGCGTCTGGTACGCGTCTCCTTTTTTATATCCTTCCTGCCATACGGCGTAGTCTTTATATTGAATGTGAAGCGCCGGGAGTTTCCGGTTGTTGTAAAGCGCCCCGAATTCCCGAATCAGAATGTTGACGGAAACACCGTCTGAAATCATGTGATGCATATCAACCAGCAACAGGTGCCGCTCATCTGATACCTGTACGATTTGGGCACGGAACAGCGGCGCTTGGCTGAGGTCAAACGGCTGGATAAACGCGGCTGCGGCTTCTTGTTCGGTTTGTTCGCCGAGGACTGCTGTTTGTAATGCAAACGGCACTTCGTCATGGATGCGCTGCACCGGCTCGCCGCCTTCGTCCTGTTCAAAGGATGTCCGAAGCGACTCGTGGCGCTTGATCAGCTCTTGGAAAGCCCTGTCAAGCCTTTCGGGGTCAAGCTTCCCTTCCAGTTCTAATACAGCCGGCATATTGTAGCCGGTCCCTCCGTCCTCCAGCTGCTGAAGGACATAAATCCGCTTTTGAGCAGAGGAAACCGGATAGGTATCACGCTGTTCCGCCGGTTTCATCGCTTCATATGGACTGTCCGTTCCTTCACGGATAACGGAAGCCAGCCCTTCCACCGTCGGATGGGTAAACACATCTTTCAGCGGCACCTGAACATCGAATTCTTTGGCGATCCGGGACACAAGAGCGGTGGCTTTTAAGGAATGTCCTCCACGGTCAAAGAAGTTGTCGTGAATCCCGACAGGGCCGTTTTTCAGTACGTCCTCCCACAGCTGGGCAAGCTTCATCTCGGTCACATTTCTCGGCGCCGTATATGTCTCCGCATCTGCAGCTCCGCAAGGAGCTGGCAGGGCGTTTCGGTCCAGCTTTCCGCTCGGCGTAACCGGCCACTGTTCCATCTCTATCATATGGGCTGGGATCATGTAGCCCGGCAGCAGTCTCTCAAGCTGCGCCCTCACTTCGTTTCTCCGAAGCCCTTCTATATAAGCGCATAATTCCGGCTCGCCGCTGTCTGTCCGTACGGTCACGGCTGCCTCCCTTATGCCTTCTATGCTTCTAAGCGCCGCTTCAATTTCTCCGGGCTCAATCCGGTAGCCTCTGATTTTGACTTGATCATCCAACCGGCCGAGGAATTCAACATGTCCATCAGGGAGCCAGCGCGCCACATCCCCTGTTTTGTACATGCGTTCACCCGGGTAAAACGGATCCTCAAGAAAACGATCCTCCGTTAATGCCGGCCGATTCAAATAGCCCCTGGCAACACCGGCTCCTGCAATGTACAGTTCGCCGATACATCCGGCAGGCAGCATCCGCTGCTTTTGATTGAGGATATACAATCTGACATGATGAACAGGTTTTCCAATTGGAATCCGTTCAAGTTTTTCATACAGCGGACAATCAAAGAATGAAGCTTCTACAGTTGCCTCCGTTGGTCCGTAGGAATTGGTTAATGCAACATTTGGAAGCAACTCGCAAAATCGGGAGACGAGGTGGGTTCCCAGCTGCTCTCCCCCGGAAAACACCCGATTGAGTCCGTTTGTCTTAATCGGTACAGGGCGATATTTGATATGTTCTAAAAATGCATGAAGCATTGAAGGCACAAAATGCATAGCTGTGATCTTTTGTTCTTCTATAGCCTGCGCGATCACTTCAGGTTCTTTTTCGCCTCCCTGAGGAAGCAGATAAACAGAAGCACCGGCATAAGGCCACCAAAACAGTTCCCATATTGAAGCGTCAAATGAATAAGATGTTTTATGCATAATCACATCTGATTGGTTCAGTTGATAACGGGACTGAAGGGAATTCAAAAAATTCACCGCTGATCGATGTTCAACTTCAACACCCTTAGGCCTCCCGGTAGAGCCGGATGTATAGATGACATATGCTAAAGATTGCGGGAGAACGTCCGCATTCGGATTGGACAAACGATGTTTCAGCCCGCTATTTGTCTGATTGAGATAGACAATCTCCCCTGCAAATGCCGGAACACGCAGGCCGGCAGACTGAAGCAGGAGAATGTTTGTACCACTGTCCTCCAGCAGAAAGCTGATTCGTTCTTCCGGATAATCCGGGTCAATGGGCAGATAAGCGCCGCCAGCTTTAAGAATGCCATAAATACCAATCAGCATTTCAGGCGAACGCCTTCCCATAATGGCAACTATTGTTTCAGATTTCACTCCTCGTTCGATCAGCTCCCAGGCGATACGGTTAGCCTGTTCATTCAATTCTTTGCAGGTCATCGCTCCATCTTCAAAAACAACAGCCGTCTGATCAGGCGTTTTTGCTGCCTGCATTTCGAGTGCATAGTGGAGCGTTTGATTCATCGGATAGCCCGTCCCCTGAACCGGATGGCACGCTTCAATGAACTCTCTCTCTTCTTCTATTGTTAAGATTGGAATGTTGTCCAATTCTATTTCAGGACTGACAGCTGTTTGTTCCACAAGGGTGGTGAAAAGGCCGGCCCACCTTTGGATGGTCGCTTTTTCAAACAAAGCTGTACTGTATTCAAACTGACACAAAAGTTCGGCATCGTGTTCTGTTACATACAGGGAAATATCAAATTTCGATATTGGATGATGCAAGTCGCTCCATTGAAGCTCTACATCTTTCATTTTCAGCTTTTGCTGTTCCATATTTTGAAGGACCAGCGTTGTGTCAAACAATGGATTCCGGCTCATTTCCCGCTGTACGCCGAGTTTATCCACAAGCTCTTCAAACGGATAATCCTGATGCTCATACGCTTCCAGTGCCGTCTGTCTGACTTCTTTCAGAAATTCTTCAAATGTCTTATTGCCGTCCGGGCGTGTCCGGAGAGCCAATGTATTAACGAACATCCCAAGAACAGCTTCAAGGTCGGCGTGGGGCCGTCCGGCGATAGGTGAACCAATCACGATATCATCCTGACCGCTTAACCTTGATAAAAAAGCTGAATACAAAGCGAGCAGTGTCATGTAAAGTGTGCTGCTGTTTTTATGGGCGAGCCGTTTTATCCGGGACGTGAGCTCTTTATCCATTTGAAAGGTTACTTTTCCGCCTGCGAATTGCCGTTCTGCCGGTCGGCGTTTATCTGTCGGAAGCTCTAGTACAGGAAGGTCCCCGCTAAACTGCTGTCGCCAGTAAATCTCCTGCTTTTGATACGAGTCCCCCTTTTTAAATTGCTGCTGCCAAACGGCGTAATCTTTATACTGGATCCGCAACGGCTTAAGCTGGCGATTTGCATAAAGATCGGTGAACTCTCGGATTAGGAGCTGAACGGATACGCCATCTGAAATGATATGGTGCATATCCACCAGCAATACATGCTTCTCGTTCGCCACCTTTATAAGGCCCGCTCTAAATAATGGCGCCTGGCTGAGATCAAAGGGACGGACAAATTCCTCGATAGCTGTCTCTGTACTTAATGTAAACGGCACTTCGGTATGGATACGCTGAACCGGCTCGCCCTCTGCCCCGGATACAAAGGAAGTTCGAAGAGGCTCATGCCGTCTGATTAGTTCTTTACATACAGCCGACATTTTAGCGACATCCAATGCCCCTTCCAGTTCTAAGACCGCAGGCATATTGTAGGCGACACCCTCATCAAGCTGCTGAAGCACATATATCCGTTTTTGAGCTGAAGACACAGGATATGTCTCTCTTTCTTCTGCTGGTTCAATTGCTGCATACTGATTTTCCTCTGCACCTCGAATGATTGAAGCCAATTCTTCTACAGTCGGATGGGCAAAGATGTCCTTAAGCGGAACTTGCACATGAAACTCCTTAGCAATCCTCGACATAAGCACTGTTGCTTTTAACGAATGGCCGCCATGGTCAAAAAAGTTGTCTTGGACGCCTATATGACCATTTTTCAGCACATCTTCAAATATTTGCGAAAGCTTTGCCTCTAACAGATTACGAGGGGCAGTATATGGAATCCCGCTGATTGAATCATCTGATTCAGGAAGTGCTGATTGATCTACTTTTCCGTTTGGGGTAAGAGGTATGTTGTCAACCCATACCCATTTCACCGGGATCATGTATTCTGGGAGCTCACTAGCCATATAGCGGCGTAAATCTATTGCATCCAGCTTTTGTACACTGCAATAGTAAGCGCATAATTCATGTTCACCGCTTCGGTCTTGCCTGATGAGAATGGCGGCTTCCTTAATGTCCGGGTGGTTCATCAATGTGACTTCGATTTCTTGCGGCTCGATTCGATAGCCTCTGATTTTCACTTGATTGTCTGCCCGTCCGATATATTCGATGTTGCCGTCTTCAAGCCGTCTGGCCAAATCACCTGTACGGTACATGATCGCACCAGGCCTGAATGGGTCAGATGAAAATTTGTCGCGTGTCAGTTTCTCGTGATTGACATAACCTCTGGCAACACTTGCACCGGAAATATAGAGTTCACCAGGTACGCCGCAGGGCTGCAGCTGTTTTTGATGATTCAAAATATATAGATCAGTACAGCCTATCGGTTTACCGACTGGCGGAAACTCAGGAATACGGTCCCCCGGATGAATGGTATACGTAGATACCACATGAGTTTCTGAAGGTCCGTAATGATTGTGCAGATGCAGGCCGCGCTCACGCAATACGTCCTGAAAAAGCTCTGAAATGATTAATTGTTCTCCGGCTGCAATCAGATGTTTCACGCCATAAGGAAACGAGTTCGCAAATTGCGGTTCGCTGAAGATCATTTTGATAAAAGCAGTTGGGAGAAACACAATATTTGTCTGGTGCTTGTTTATAAATGCAAACAGCTGCGGCACATCTCTTTTTATGGCTTCTGGCACGATGTGCAGTGTGCCGCCTTTCAGAAGCGCAGAAAATATTTCTTGATAGCAGACGTCGAAGGAAGGTGTCGCAAATTGCAGAACATCTGCTTCAAAGTCAATGCCGGAGTGAGTATATTCGAACTTCAGCAAGTTAGCCATGTTTCGATGTTCAAATTGAACACCCTTTGGTTTACCTGTTGTGCCTGATGTGTAAATCATATACAGAAGATCGTCCGCATTGTTGACTGACTGTAGGTTACTGCCGTCTTCTTGGCTTTCGATATCTTCTGCATGAGTGATAAAGTAATTGTTTTCAAGCGATGAGGAAAGATGCGCTTGTGAAACAACATGCGA
Coding sequences:
- a CDS encoding amino acid adenylation domain-containing protein translates to MTKANSIQDIYPLSYMQEGMLFHSLLQKDSQAYVEQASFTIEGAVNPQCFQNSINALVARHDIFRTIFISQNVSSPQQVVLRERNVIVQEKDITHLNEEKQSQFIKQLKEEDRAQGFQLQKDMLMRITLIQIGEGQYTCIWTFHHIMMDGWCLSIVLKEFLHIYASYVYGSPISLEPVQPYGTYIKWLMEQDKEQAVSYWEHYLSGHEQQTMLPKQKKTKGRSRQEHVTFSFSKGESSRLSELAAREEVTLSTIFHTIWGILLQKYNNNDDAVFGSVMSGRPAEIEGIEQMVGLFINTIPVRVQGEKTPFLQLIKNMQKDRLAAEAYSYHPLYEIQARSAVKQGLIDHILVFENYPVQQEIQMLNKQEHASDLFQIHNFTVADETNYSFYLMVAPGEEIHIKMSYDAEQYDRSFVLSVKGHLLNAVSQILNNPNLPPSEIDITTDHEKQQMIGKIADHAPVYETLHAMFEAQAEKTPDAYAVIDQACLLTYRELNKSANRLARQLRMKGVARQEPVAIMMERSAAIITGVLGILKAGGAIVPIDPYYPADRIHYILNDCGCSHVVSQAHLSSSLENNYFITHAEDIESQEDGSNLQSVNNADDLLYMIYTSGTTGKPKGVQFEHRNMANLLKFEYTHSGIDFEADVLQFATPSFDVCYQEIFSALLKGGTLHIVPEAIKRDVPQLFAFINKHQTNIVFLPTAFIKMIFSEPQFANSFPYGVKHLIAAGEQLIISELFQDVLRERGLHLHNHYGPSETHVVSTYTIHPGDRIPEFPPVGKPIGCTDLYILNHQKQLQPCGVPGELYISGASVARGYVNHEKLTRDKFSSDPFRPGAIMYRTGDLARRLEDGNIEYIGRADNQVKIRGYRIEPQEIEVTLMNHPDIKEAAILIRQDRSGEHELCAYYCSVQKLDAIDLRRYMASELPEYMIPVKWVWVDNIPLTPNGKVDQSALPESDDSISGIPYTAPRNLLEAKLSQIFEDVLKNGHIGVQDNFFDHGGHSLKATVLMSRIAKEFHVQVPLKDIFAHPTVEELASIIRGAEENQYAAIEPAEERETYPVSSAQKRIYVLQQLDEGVAYNMPAVLELEGALDVAKMSAVCKELIRRHEPLRTSFVSGAEGEPVQRIHTEVPFTLSTETAIEEFVRPFDLSQAPLFRAGLIKVANEKHVLLVDMHHIISDGVSVQLLIREFTDLYANRQLKPLRIQYKDYAVWQQQFKKGDSYQKQEIYWRQQFSGDLPVLELPTDKRRPAERQFAGGKVTFQMDKELTSRIKRLAHKNSSTLYMTLLALYSAFLSRLSGQDDIVIGSPIAGRPHADLEAVLGMFVNTLALRTRPDGNKTFEEFLKEVRQTALEAYEHQDYPFEELVDKLGVQREMSRNPLFDTTLVLQNMEQQKLKMKDVELQWSDLHHPISKFDISLYVTEHDAELLCQFEYSTALFEKATIQRWAGLFTTLVEQTAVSPEIELDNIPILTIEEEREFIEACHPVQGTGYPMNQTLHYALEMQAAKTPDQTAVVFEDGAMTCKELNEQANRIAWELIERGVKSETIVAIMGRRSPEMLIGIYGILKAGGAYLPIDPDYPEERISFLLEDSGTNILLLQSAGLRVPAFAGEIVYLNQTNSGLKHRLSNPNADVLPQSLAYVIYTSGSTGRPKGVEVEHRSAVNFLNSLQSRYQLNQSDVIMHKTSYSFDASIWELFWWPYAGASVYLLPQGGEKEPEVIAQAIEEQKITAMHFVPSMLHAFLEHIKYRPVPIKTNGLNRVFSGGEQLGTHLVSRFCELLPNVALTNSYGPTEATVEASFFDCPLYEKLERIPIGKPVHHVRLYILNQKQRMLPAGCIGELYIAGAGVARGYLNRPALTEDRFLEDPFYPGERMYKTGDVARWLPDGHVEFLGRLDDQVKIRGYRIEPGEIEAALRSIEGIREAAVTVRTDSGEPELCAYIEGLRRNEVRAQLERLLPGYMIPAHMIEMEQWPVTPSGKLDRNALPAPCGAADAETYTAPRNVTEMKLAQLWEDVLKNGPVGIHDNFFDRGGHSLKATALVSRIAKEFDVQVPLKDVFTHPTVEGLASVIREGTDSPYEAMKPAEQRDTYPVSSAQKRIYVLQQLEDGGTGYNMPAVLELEGKLDPERLDRAFQELIKRHESLRTSFEQDEGGEPVQRIHDEVPFALQTAVLGEQTEQEAAAAFIQPFDLSQAPLFRAQIVQVSDERHLLLVDMHHMISDGVSVNILIREFGALYNNRKLPALHIQYKDYAVWQEGYKKGDAYQTQEAYWLKQFEGELPVLDLPADHTRPPVRSFAGDKVSFTLDQEAASGLHTLARENGSTLYMVLLAAYTAVLSRLSGQEEIIVGSPIAGRPHKDLEPILGMFVNTLALRTRPEGGKPFVQYLQEVRATALEAYEHQDYPFEELVDKLGVTRDMSRNPLFDAMLVVQNNDYESLHLHDLQMKPADVSHLVSKFDLTLQASEGDGNVHFLFEYSTALFEKTTMERWASHLTNVLRIIGKNPEVTLNRIDILTQEERNQLLNEFNIRKANQYEEQTISQLFEQQAARTPKASALVIGDKTLTYQELDEWSNGIAHTLRSRGVKPDTSVGIMMPRSFSMVAAILGVWKAGGCYVPIDPEYPSERKRYILSDSGTKLLMTVNEADWRADDDFEGEILTVENAETYDQSPLPQVSSAHHLAYIIYTSGTTGRPKGVMVEHRNVISLLKHQNLPFEFGHEDVWTFFHSYCFDFSVWEMFGALLNGSTLVVVSKETARDPQAFRLLLKKERVTVLNQTPTAFYGLMHEDQNHSDRLNIRYVIFGGEALQPGMLQSWNDKYPHTELINMYGITETTVHVTVKKLSADDIAANRSNIGRPLSTLQAYVMDAHMNLQPIGVPGELYIGGEGVARGYLNRVELTADRFVPNPYLTGDRLYRTGDLAKRLSNGELEYVGRIDDQVKVRGHRIELGEIQAALLQHPIIKEAAVITRKDEQGQTAVYAYMVTTDQQAANTSNIRASLKTMLPDFMLPARLIQIDSIPLTVNGKLDQKALPEPEKHAYPADDISPRNEIEKVMADIWEELLDVNELGISANFFELGGDSIKALQVCSRLKQRGFETTVREMFEHQTLGELSARVRKAVRVIDQGPVEGEITWSPVQKWFLAQDIKEKHHFNQSVMLHRSTSIQEDALRKTLKAITSHHDALRMVFSQNEQGYWNQYNRPISHSDDALYGLQMIDLSAPEDTNGNRAYEPIIKHYVRDIQQKMDLKNGPLLQAGLFRTTDGDFLFLSAHHFVVDGISWRVLLEDLSLGYRQAAGGEDIKLPPKTSSFKAYAKKLSGYAESQQLIKQLKYWRETEEYQTDALPFDQIDGPIANERKRSTISFTLNDKETAALLKDANSAYNTDTQDLLLASVILALRHWTNQSAFKLSLESHGREDVLDGIDVSRTVGWFTAIYPLLIKLNADLPDSEEGMVHVLKTTKDTLRRVPDKGFGYGVIKYLTPPDKKDINFTGAPEINFNYLGQFESGSPAEAPEEDAFSFSPLGAGDDISTTWNREQSLDISAIAAEGKMTVNMTYDNARFERKTIEQLSETCRQFLLQLIEHCQNKSETEKTISDFDDQELTEDALQEIADMLSFH